Proteins encoded in a region of the Thunnus thynnus chromosome 8, fThuThy2.1, whole genome shotgun sequence genome:
- the LOC137188453 gene encoding duodenase-1-like: MMHGLHKFLLFHVLTCLRQNGLGSEIINGKKAKKSLLYMASVQVNRSHMCGGFLISEDFVVTAAHCDSPHPMSVVLGTNNLRKVVDDTMRYNVTKYKHPDYVDILSGNDIMLLKLSRKAHLGKKPIKPIKLPSHHMNLKGIKKCSVAGWGFTRTGGQIVDELQVVDVPIIKQEVCRKRLPKLPAEVICAGGYGTKKGFCQGDSGGPLVCKREFAVGVVSFNSNYNCKYPDVPNIYTDISKFIPWINVFLKKKNS; the protein is encoded by the exons ATGATGCATGGTCTGCACAAGTTTCTGCTTTTCCATGTTCTGACATGTCTCAGACAAAATG GACTTGGCAGTGAAATCATAAATGGGAAAAAGGCCAAGAAGTCACTGCTGTATATGGCCTCAGTGCAAGTTAACAGAAGTCATATGTGTGGAGGATTCCTCATCAGTGAAGACTTTGTAGTCACTGCAGCACACTGTGATAGCCC GCATCCTATGAGTGTTGTTCTCGGCACCAACAATCTCAGGAAGGTTGTTGATGACACAATGAGATACAATGTAACAAAATACAAGCATCCAGATTATGTGGATATCCTATCTGGGAATGACATCATGCTCCTCAAA CTGTCTAGGAAAGCTCACCTGGGCAAAAAACCAATTAAGCCCATAAAACTTCCAAGTCATCATATGAACCTAAAAGGAATCAAAAAGTGCAGTGTAGCAGGATGGGGTTTCACAAGGACTGGTGGTCAAATTGTTGATGAGCTGCAAGTGGTGGATGTTCCTAtcattaaacaggaagtgtgtcGGAAGAGGTTGCCTAAGCTTCCTGCTGAGGTCATCTGTGCAGGTGGATATGGGACAAAGAAAGGATTTTGTCAG GGTGATTCTGGTGGCCCTCTGGTGTGCAAAAGAGAGTTTGCAGTTGGTGTTGTTTCTTTCAACTCTAACTATAACTGTAAATACCCAGATGTACCAAACATCTATACAGACATATCAAAATTTATTCCCTGGATCAATGTGTTTCTCAAGAAAAAGAATTCTTGA